The Psychrobacillus sp. FSL K6-4046 DNA window TGATTCATGAAGGTCTACTCTACTACTTTATCGTGAGCTTCCCACAAAGAGCTGGAGCTTTACGACAATTCCTAGATAAAGTACTCGGTCCGAATGATGACATTACAACCTTTGAATATACGAAAAAAAACAATAAAGAAAGCGGACCGGCATTAGTAGGTATTGAATTGAAAACTAGTAATGATTATTCAGGACTCTTAATGAGAATGAATGAAAATGGATTTTCTTTTAAGGAAGTGAATAAAGATAGCACGCTTTTTGAGTTATTAATATAGAAGAATAGCTTTATATCTACATTTATATTAGTTTAAAGGCGCCAAAAATTGTTCACAAACTATGTGCAGATAAAAATAATTATAATCTAATTCTAGCATTATCACTTTCCCTTTGATATAATAATTCTTGTATTATAAAGATTCTAATCTAGGGGGAAAAAGAATGTCTGAAAATCAAAATAACAAGATGACAACTGCAGCTGGCGCACCAGTAGTAGATAACCAAAACTCACAATCTGCTGGTAGAAGAGGTCCTCTTCTACTTCAAGACGTTTGGTTATTAGAGAAACTAGCACACTTTGATAGAGAAGTCATTCCAGAGCGTCGTATGCATGCGAAAGGCTCAGGTGCTTACGGTAAATTTACTGTAACTCATGACATTACTCAATATACATGCGCTAGTCTTTTCTCTGAAATCGGAAAAGAAACAGAAATGTTCGTACGTTTCTCAACTGTTGCTGGAGAACGCGGTGCAGCGGATGCTGAGCGTGATATTCGTGGATTTGCAATGCGTTTCTATACAGAACAAGGTAACTGGGATTTAGTTGGGAACAACACACCAGTATTCTTCTTCCGTGATCCATTAAAATTCCCAGATTTAAACCATGCCATTAAGCGTGACCCACGCACAAATATGCGTAGCGCTAATAGCAACTGGGATTTCTGGACTTCTCTTCCAGAAGCACTTCACCAAATTACTATCGTAATGAGTGAGCGTGGATTACCAAAATCCTACCGTACGATGGACGGGTTTGGAAGCCATACATTCTCAATGATCAATGCGGAAGGTCAACGTGTTTGGGTTAAATTCCACATGAAATCAGTACAAGGAATTGAAAACCTTACTGACCAAGAAGCAGTTGAAATCGTAGGAGTAGACCGTGAAAGTCACCAACGTGATCTAATGGAAGCAATTGACGCAGGTAACTTCCCTAAATGGAAAATGTATATCCAAGTGATGACGGAAGAACAAGCTAACAATATGCCTTATAATCCATTTGATTTAACAAAAGTTTGGTATAAAAAAGATTTCCCACTAATTCCAGTTGGAGAATTCGAATTAAACCGCAACCCAGATAACTATTTTGCAGAAGTAGAGCAAGCTGCATTTACACCAGCTAACGTAGTACCTGGTATCAGCTTCTCTCCAGATAGAATGCTACAAGGTCGCCTATTCTCTTATGGAGATGCAGCACGTTACCGTTTAGGTGTTAACCATCATCAAATTCCAGTTAACCAACCTAAATGCCCATTCCACTCTTACCACCGCGATGGTGCTATGCGTGTAGATGGCAATAAAGGAAGCACCATGACTTACGAGCCAAACAGCTATGGTCAATGGAAAGATCAACCTCAATATAAAGAACCTGCTTTATCTCTTGATGGGGCAGCAACTCAATGGGATTTCCGTGAAGATGACGACAACTACTTTGAGCAACCAGGTAAATTGTTCAATCTTATGAACCCTGAGCAACAACAAGTCCTATTTGAAAATACTGCTCGTAATATGAATGGCGTAGAAGATTTCATTAAAATCCGTCACATCATTCACTGCTACAAAGCAGACCCTGCTTATGGTCAAGGCGTTGCTGCGGCAATGGAACTTCCATGGGAAAGAATTGAAGAAGTTATGAACGTAACTGCAACTGTATAAATTTAGTAAGGCTATCCTCTTGAAGGGGATAGCCTTTTTATGAGCTTCCATATCTCGCTTTTCCTATATAAGTTGCCACTTTGTAGACTCAGATTGACTAAAGCCATTTGTGCTATGATGTAACTATAATGCGTGAATTAGGAGGATATCTTTTTATGGGTACTGTCATAATAATAAGTATTATTATATTCGTCATAGTTCTAGCTTTAACGATTTTCACTATTAACAAGGGCTATGCTTATAAGCATACGATTGATGAACATCCTGACAAAATGGATAAGAAACAAAAAACGCATCCGCCTGAATGAGGCAGATGCGTTTTTTAATAAATTATTTTGTTCCAGCTTTTTCTTTTTTAATTTGTTTACTACGTAATTGACCACAGGCTGCATCAATATCAGTACCCTGCTCCATACGTACTCCACAGTTTATTCCTTTATTCTTCAATGTTTGGAAGAAAGCACTAATGGATTTTTCAGTACTACGTTGGTACTGTCCATGCTCATCTACCGGATTATAAGGAATTAAGTTAACATATGAAAGATGTCGCTTATTTTCCAATAGCTTAGCCAACTGCTGCGCTTCTTCCACATGATCATTAACGTCTTTAAGTAGGATATACTCAAATGTAATACGACGGTTTGTTTTTTCTAAATAATAGTCAACAGCAGCCATTACTTTCTCAATTGGGAAGGCTTTATTGATAACCATGATTTGAGAACGAAGCTCGTCATTTGGAGCATGTAAAGAAACAGCAAGATTTACTTGAATATTTTCATTAGCAAAGTCAATAATTTTCTTAGCTAGCCCACTTGTAGAAACAGTGATATGACGTGCACCAATTGCAAGTCCTTTTTGATCATTAACTGTTCTTAAGAAGTTCATAAGGTTTTTGTAGTTGTCAAATGGCTCGCCAATACCCATTACTACGATATGACTTACACGCTCGTCTTTTTGAAGCTGATCTAAATGCTCTTGAACCTTCATAATTTGTCCAACTATCTCTCCAGCATCTAAGTCACGACTCTTCTTTAAAAGACCACTTGCACAAAAGCTACAGCCGATATTACAGCCAACTTGAGTTGTTACACATACGGACAGACCGTATTTAAAACGCATTAATACTGTTTCAATTAAATTCCCATCTTGCATTTCAAAAAGGAATTTAATCGTTCCATCTGCCGACTCCTGTTTTACACTTTCTTTTAGCGTTTGGATAACGAAATTTTCTTCTAAAAGATCCAAACAGTCTTTGTTTACATTTTTCATTTCCGCAAAGCTTTGTACTCGTTTAATATATAACCAATCCCATACTTGTTCCGCACGGAATTTTTTTTGACCATGTTCCATTAACCATTCTATTAATTGGTCTCTAGTTAGACCATAAATTGATTTTTTCATTATTTAGCCCCTCTTTTCTTACACATACAATTCGCCTATTATACACCAAATTCTCTTGCACGACAATTAATTATAAAGGAAAAATATTTAAAAAGATATCATTTAGTCTTTCCAATACTAACTTAAATACACTGGAAATTAAAGATATTAGTCCTATTTCCTTTTACTGACGAAAATAACATTCATTGAAAGGAATTATGATGAATAAGCTAATAGAACGTGTATAAAAGATTGGAGATATCGATTATGAAGTTCATGAAAAGAAAAAGAGCATTTTTTCATCCCGGCAAAGCATTTTTAAAAGTAATTGTATTCATTACTTTTTTTGCAGCATTTCTACCTACAGGGATTACCAATACGCAGATGAATGATACTTTTATAGGGACTACAATTAATACTTTTCAACACTCGATTGATAATCTCATGGTTGTCTCGTATGAGGTCAATGATACGATCATAGATGAAAATACGGGTCAAGCTGAATATTCCGTGCTTACTGCTTATACTCTATTTGGTATTCCATATGCTGAAGTAATTGCTACTGAAGAAAGCACCTATATTAATAAGAAGTATCTTTTTGTACGTTAAATATGAGTAGTTAAAGTTAAAAATGCAATAAAAAAACCGTGAAATCGGCAACTTGATTTCACGGTTTTTTAAGACATTTCTTCATTTTAGTTGTTTGCAGACCCCCCAGAAAGCGTCCGCTGTATCGGAAAACAACTCCAGGTGATTAGAATAGAATCCTCGAAACCTTACCAGGTAGTAAAATTTTTAAGGTTTATAATTGGCAGCCTAGCCTCATGTTTATTTTTATATTAGTTATGTAGATGTTTCTATTTCGTTCTCGCGAATCCAGTCACTATAGCTACCAACATATAATTTAACATCTTCATATCCAGCCTCTTTTAAGCTTGCATATAATGGAGCTGCAGTTACCCCACTTCCGCAGTACGCGATAACTGGCTTCTTTTTGTTCGTTAGATCACTTAACTTTGCAGTTAATGAGTCTTTGTCTAAAAAAGTACTACCCTGCTTTAATTGTTCCCAGTCATAATTAATTGCTGTGGGGATATGACCAGCTACCGGATCAATTGGCTCTATCTCGCCTCTGAATCGAGCAGCTGCACGTGCATCAATTAACTGACCTTCCTTGTTCCCTTTTACAACCTCACGGACATCGTCCATATTTAACAATATATTATCATTCCAACTAGGAACTACTTTCGTATTGTCGTAATAGGTTATTTTCTTAGTAATGGGAAGTGCTTGCTTTATTTCTTCAAAACCCTGACGTAAAACTTTAACATTCTTAAAGCCTGCCCACTCTAGTAAAAAATATGCTCTTAAAGAAAAAGGTACTGCTCCTTGATCGTATATAACTATTTGGTCATCCAATGATAGTCCTGCGCTCTGTATGAGTTCTGTCATTTTCTCTTTCGAAATCATTGGATGTCTACCATGAACATCCTCCATATTAGAAAGATCTTTTTCTAAGTCCCAGTAAACCGCACCTTCTACATGCCCATCTTGAAACAAATCAAATCCAGCCTTAGAATCAGCTAGGTTAAAGCGTGTATCGATAAACCTTGTAGTATTAGCATCAATATCAGTTAGATCGATAAAAACCTTAGTCACTAAGCATTACCTCCACCCTGAATTTTTTGATAAATATCTTTCCAGCGCTTCAACGTCTCTTCTTGCTCCAACAGTTTTCGCTCAGCAGCAAGCTGTTGTAATGATTCGTTCAGCCATTTTATACGAGCTCGCTCTATTTCTTGCTCAGCATAATGGATGAGCCATTCAACCAGTCTTTGTTTCTCTTGTTCGATATAGGCTGTTGCTTCTACTTTTGTTTCCTCAGATAGAGTATCCCTTAACTTTTCTTTTTCATTTTTCTCGAAGAAGGACTTAGCATTTTTAAAGTATGATTTTACGTGACTATATTTATCTTTGTCTTGGAAAGGACCTACAAACTCTAATAATTCATAGTCCTCACTTTCATGAGGGCTAAAAGTTAAGCTTCCATTCCAATCCTTTAAGATTCTCATTTCTTCCTTATCCAGCTGGGTTATTTGTCTCTGGATAAATTGAAGAACTCGGAAGTTGGTTACACGTAACTCCTGCTCCAAATCAAAACGAATCATTTGAAGAATATCTTTTAGAGCGATGTCTAAAGCAACGGAAGCGCTGTGATTAGAAAACAGGGAAGGATTATAAGCTTCCTTGAAAAATTCATTAAAGCGATAATACACACGTTGTAAAACATAAAAAAGTAGTGACTCTAATTCTTGCGTCGTATCCTTTGTTAAGGATATAGCGTTGTACTGTGTGTATCGTTCTCTTATTTTTTCTTCTTGATTAGTAAGCTCCGTCAGTCTTTCTTCTTTTCGAGCTAGATTAGCCTCGGTTTGTTGGATGAGAGATAACAATTTATTTTTCTGGCGATTCGATTCCTCTTCTAAAGCAATGACAGCAATTTGCTTAAGATCCTGCTCTAAGAATTGATGGAATGATTTTTCAAACTGCTCCATACCTTTATGCAGCTGCATCTTATTTTCTTTTTCTTGCAAAGCTTGAAGACTAGAGACACCAAACACTCGAGGGAAACGAATACCAAAACGCTGTAGCTCGTCCTTGACATATTGCTTTACTAAATCTGCCTCTTCCTCATTGCTTGCAAGGTCAATTGCATTCACTACAAAGAACATCTTGTCTAGCTCAAAAGAGTCCTTCACACGGCCAAGCTGGATTAAGAATTCTCTATCTGCTTTAGCAAAAGCATGGTTAAAGTACGTCACAAATAATACTGCATCTGCATTTCTGATATAGTCGAAAGCGACACCTGTGTGTCTAGCATTTATGGAGTCTGCTCCCGGAGTATCAACTAAAGTTACTCCTAATCTTGTTAACTCACAATCAAAATAGAAATCAATAAAATCTACGAAGCAGCTTTTAGATTCCTGCGCGACAAAAAGAGAAAATTCCTTTTCATCTACATTTAAAACTTCTCCCAGCTTGTCCTTTACAGCCGGGTATCCGATATAAAATGCGTTAATAAAGGATTTATGAACTTCCTCAGTAGAGGTCTCTTTTACTGCAGCTGGAGCTTTTTCGAAGGCTTCTTCTAAAGAAATAATAGTTATACCTAATTGTTCAAAGGCAAACTTAACATCCTCCAAAAGCTGCTCTTTCGTTTTCAAGCTAACATCAGCCGTATTATGCAAATGATTTTCAGTTACGGGATGTATTTTATTTATGGTTGCCGTAGTAGGGTTTGGTGATACAGGCAACACATTAGCTCCCATCAGCGCATTGGAAAAACTTGATTTTCCGGCACTAAAAGCTCCAAAAAGCGCAATGGTGAATTGCTGGTTTTCTACCCGCATTGCTTTCTTCTTAATAACGGAAGCAGCTTCCTGAAAGTCAGGTAGCTCTTTTAAGATCTCTCCAATTTTATTAGCACGGTGAATCATTTCATCAAATGCTAATATAGGAGCTTCCTCAGATTTCTCCTCTTCAGCAGCGACAGCATTAACTGCCTCTACTTCCTCTTCAGTTGTCTCTACATATTCCACAATAGATCGTTCGAACAATTGACGTTCCTCGTTCCACTCACTTAAAAGATTGATACTATCTTTTCGAATTTGAAGAGTAGGAGCTATTAATAACTTGTTAAGATCCTCTACCCTTTTCTCTATTTCCGACACTTTTAAAATAGCTTCTTGTTTTTCTCTTAAAGTATCAGTTTTCTTATTAAACTGCTCGTCTTCAGTAGAAGAATGCTCTTCAATGTATTGAATATTCTCTTCTTTCCAAGCTTCCGTTTCTTTTACAAAGTATCGGCTAACTGCATCGTTTACACGATTTGCGTAATTTAATATCGCATCACCTGTTGTACTAGCCCCATTATGCATCGTATCTACGATGATTTCGGCTGGCAAAGAAAATGACATATTATTTATTTCACTTGTCTTACTGTCATTTAATAAACCAACATCTTTTAGCATCCGCTTCATTAAGTTTTTAATATGTGCCGTAATATGAGTGGAAACAATTGTCTCTAGTAGCTCAATTGTCTCTTTTAACCTATTATTTCTTTCTTGTTCCGTCTTTTTCTTACTCGAGAAGAAGCCAACTTTGAAGTTATCCTGCCTGCTTTCCTCATAACTCTTTAGCTTCTCCCGAATTTCATACGTCATTATCGAGGCATTGCTTAAGATTTCTTTTCTATTAGATTCAAATACCTTTTTCCAAGCGTCGCTTTCTTGAAGCTTTTTTTGTTTTTCTGAGACTTCAAACTGATCTAAGATTTCTTCGACATTAATCCAATCTTCCTCAGTTAATAAATAACTTAGCTCATGCTGTAGACCTTTTTTTTCCTCTTCTAAAAATGCCAGATGCTCATCTTTTAGTTTATCTAATGTAGCTGTAGCTGATAGCAAAAAAAGTTCTTCTTTATGAAGGATGGAATCATTTACAATTTGTTTTACTTGCTCAAAGTCATTATGTAGCATCTCTTTGTTTTTTAAAGAGGTATAGTAAATATCTTTTGGTACAACATTCCAAGCGGTAAAAGCTGATGACACAGAATCTTTATAAGCAGTAAAAGACAACTCTTCTTCTCGGTGCTTATCAATCTGGTTAACGATTAAGTATATGTTTTCGTTGTAATGCAGCAATTGTTTCGTAAATTGAAAGTTCAATTCAGATTGTACATGGTTATAGTCCATCACATAAAAAACGATGTCTGCAAGATGGAGAGCCGACTCCGTAGACACTCGGTGAGCGTCATCTGTAGAATCAACACCGGGCGTATCCATAACGGTAATACCTTTCGGAAGCCCAGATGTTTTATGACCAATTTCTATTTGAGAAACCTTACTACCATCCTTTGAATATTTTTTTACATGCTGTATATCATATTCTCCTGAGAATTTAACAGGAGACTGATCAACAAAGTGGACAATCGCATAATTTTCATCTGCTTTATTTACAGTTACAATATTAGCCGACGTAGGAATGGGACTAGTCGGTAGCAGTTGTTCATTTACGAGCGCATTAATCATACTAGATTTACCTGCTGAGAAGTGACCAGCAAAAGCAATGGTAAATGTTTGTTTTTCTAATTTATCTGCAAATAGCTTTGACTTGGCATATCTTTCATTATCCTTGTTTTGCTTAAAGATAGCTGCAAGTAAAGCATTTTTTTGTTTAATATTCTGTAGTTCCTCTAATTGATCCATTTGAAATTTTTCCCCTTTTTATCTAATAAACAATATGTATATCATATCAGAAAATATAAAAAAAGATGACTTTATTGTCATAAAGTCATCACAGAAATTATTATTATTTTGATTGAGGTGTTATTGAACTTAATATATGTTTTGTGACTACGCTATAAATAACAACTGTTGAGCCAATTAAAATATATAACATGACTATCTCCCTCTCAACTGAACTTGATATTCATTCTCATTTAAATAATAACATAACAATTCACAAATGACTATAAAATATATTCTTTTTGACTAGATATTATGCTAAAATTGATTCAACTTTACTACTTGGAGGAAAAAGATGACTCTTTCTAGAAACATACAAACTATATTGAATGGGACGATTCAATCTATAAAAGCAGTCATCCCTTTAAACCTTAGTTACAAACCACCTACTCTCTTGTCTCAACCATATGAGGTAGTGGAAATGGCTGTACTGATCGGTATTGTAGGCGATATGAAAGCAAGAATTATAATAGATGCATCTTCTCATTATTTTTCATCTGTTGGTGCCTCTATGTTTGGTATGCCTTTAGAGGGAGAAATGCTTGAATCTTTTACAGGCGAACTAGGAAACATGATTGCAGGTAATTTATGTACGGTTGTTGCACAACAAGGATTAGAAATAGATATAACCCCTCCTACTGTAATTGTAGGACAAAGTAAGTTATATGGTTTCCAACAGGCTTTCTTTCTACCCGTAGAAGTGACTGACATAGGTCCCATGGCTATTATTCTGACTGTTGATGAAGATTAGATAGTTATACATAATTCTTAATACTTTGTACGCATCGAAGAGAATGGAAAAAAATCCTCCTTTAAGTTAAAAGTCCTGAAATTTTACAAATCGTAAAATTTTTAGGGCTTTTTTTGTTACATCATAGCAGTTGTTCAAGCGGATAGAGACAATAGTCTTTCCAATAATTATCCCTTAAAAATCGCTGTCATGCCCCATGATATAAGTGTTGCCCTCATTATCAAATTTTCTAAAACATAAAAGCTATATTTATGCGAATAAATTTATTAGCGCTTTATCGATGCTAAAGCTGTTCCCATTTATTGATTGGAGCGCCAGACGGCGACTCCTACGGGATGAGTGAGACAGATAAGACATCACAACCACGCGCGTAAGCGATGGGTGGTGGCTTATCGCTCACCCCGAGGAAAGCGTCCGGCTGGGGCGGAAATCAATTCTACTCTCTGATTTAAAGTTTGCTTTGCTTCATAAAATTAACCTTACTCTTTAACAAAGCCAACATAAAAATGCGTTAATCCTTCCATACACTTATATTTCCCCACTAAAAATTAATATATAACTTTTATCACAATTCCTATTTACTTTTTTGTTACTTTCAAATTATTTCACAGTATCTTCACATATAACCTTTGTATGTGTGATAAATATCACATCAACTTTGTTTTTTTAAATTTATGATGTACCTATAGAAAAAGAAGGAAAGTTTTGGAGGTGTAAGACAAATGTCCAAAAAACAAAATAAAGAACCAGAACTAAAAGGGACGCTCATTTCAGTTAGCGTTGTCGGTTTATTTATATTAGTCACTTGGTTTTTTGCATTCTATTTATTTATTGACAGATTTTAAACTAATGGAGGTTAAAGGTTATGCATATTCACAAGTATGAAAAATGGTGGATAACATTTGGAGTTAGTTCACTAGTTTTATTTTTAATAATAGTTGGTTTTAGCGCCTTCCACTATGGTTCACATCCACCAAGTGCAAAAGTATATATTGATCCTGAGCGAGTAGACGAGATTGCTCCATTCAATAACCCAGGAGTTCACAAAGTAGAAGGTAAAGAATGGGATTATGAGATAGTAGTAGTTGCATCCGCATTCTTTTATAACCCACAAGAATTTGAAGTTCCACTAGGTTCTACGGTTAAATTTATAGCAACAACGAAAGACGTTATACATGGCTTTCAGATAGTAGATACAAATATTAATATGATGCTTGAACCAGGTTACGTTTCAGAATATGTAACAACTGTAGATAAAGCTGGAGAGTATTTAGTTTTATGTAACGAATATTGCGGTGTAGGACACACGTCTATGACATCGAAGTTAAAGGTGGTTGAGTAACATGGCAACAATAACAGAAAAAGCCCAAAGCTTTGTGAAAGTTGACCGTCGTGATGGCAAGCTTGCAATGGCTCATATTCATGTAGCTTTTATTGCACTATTAATAGGAGGACTTTGCGGACTCTTACAAACCCTTGTACGTTCTGGGCAATTCACCCTTCCTTGGGGTATAGGTTACTATCAATTATTAACTGTTCATGGTGTTTTATTAGGACTTATTTTAACTACTTACTTTATATTTGGTTTTCAAATTGCTGCTGTTAGCCGTACTTCCGGCACATTAACAGATAAACAGAGAACACTAGGTTGGATTGGTTTTTGGACAATGACAACCGGCACTACTGCTGCTGCAGTAATGGTTTTATTAAACGAAGCATCTGTGTTGTATACTTTTTATGCACCACTTCAAGCGCATTGGATTTTCTATGTTGGGATGGCATTAGTTGTAGTAGGCTCATGGATTGGCGGAGCTGGCTTGATCATGAAATATATGGAATGGCGTAAAGCAAATCCAAAGCAACCTAGCCCATTATTAACTTTTATGGTTATTGTAAATTTAACTATGTGGATTATTTGTTCACTTGGTGTAGCAGTTGAGGTAGTATTCCAATTAATCCCCTGGTCTTTAGGCTGGGTAGATAAAATCGATGTTTTACTCTCTCGTACACTTTTCTGGTATTTCGGTCACCCATTAGTATACTTCTGGTTATTACCAGCGTATATGGTTTGGTATGTGATCATCCCGAAAATTATTGGAGGTAAAATTTATTCGGACGCACTAGCAAGATTATCCTTTATGCTTTTCTTAATCTTCTCTATCCCAGTTGGATTCCATCATCAATTGACAGAGCCAGGTATTGATTCATTTTGGAAGTACTTGCAAGTTGT harbors:
- a CDS encoding sulfurtransferase; translated protein: MTKVFIDLTDIDANTTRFIDTRFNLADSKAGFDLFQDGHVEGAVYWDLEKDLSNMEDVHGRHPMISKEKMTELIQSAGLSLDDQIVIYDQGAVPFSLRAYFLLEWAGFKNVKVLRQGFEEIKQALPITKKITYYDNTKVVPSWNDNILLNMDDVREVVKGNKEGQLIDARAAARFRGEIEPIDPVAGHIPTAINYDWEQLKQGSTFLDKDSLTAKLSDLTNKKKPVIAYCGSGVTAAPLYASLKEAGYEDVKLYVGSYSDWIRENEIETST
- the rlmN gene encoding 23S rRNA (adenine(2503)-C(2))-methyltransferase RlmN, whose amino-acid sequence is MKKSIYGLTRDQLIEWLMEHGQKKFRAEQVWDWLYIKRVQSFAEMKNVNKDCLDLLEENFVIQTLKESVKQESADGTIKFLFEMQDGNLIETVLMRFKYGLSVCVTTQVGCNIGCSFCASGLLKKSRDLDAGEIVGQIMKVQEHLDQLQKDERVSHIVVMGIGEPFDNYKNLMNFLRTVNDQKGLAIGARHITVSTSGLAKKIIDFANENIQVNLAVSLHAPNDELRSQIMVINKAFPIEKVMAAVDYYLEKTNRRITFEYILLKDVNDHVEEAQQLAKLLENKRHLSYVNLIPYNPVDEHGQYQRSTEKSISAFFQTLKNKGINCGVRMEQGTDIDAACGQLRSKQIKKEKAGTK
- a CDS encoding b(o/a)3-type cytochrome-c oxidase subunit 1 codes for the protein MATITEKAQSFVKVDRRDGKLAMAHIHVAFIALLIGGLCGLLQTLVRSGQFTLPWGIGYYQLLTVHGVLLGLILTTYFIFGFQIAAVSRTSGTLTDKQRTLGWIGFWTMTTGTTAAAVMVLLNEASVLYTFYAPLQAHWIFYVGMALVVVGSWIGGAGLIMKYMEWRKANPKQPSPLLTFMVIVNLTMWIICSLGVAVEVVFQLIPWSLGWVDKIDVLLSRTLFWYFGHPLVYFWLLPAYMVWYVIIPKIIGGKIYSDALARLSFMLFLIFSIPVGFHHQLTEPGIDSFWKYLQVVLTMMVVIPSLLTAFSMFASFEIRGRQLGGKGVFGWFKKLPWKDARFLVPFIGMAAFIPAGAGGIINASNQMNQVVHNTIWVTGHFHLTLATTVVLTFFGAAYWLIPHLTGRVLTKQMNKLAIIQGIVWAVGMSIMSGAMHIAGLLGAPRRSDFSTYGESAQAAEWVPYQIAQAVGGTILFIGIILVLYIVAQLVWFAPKGDTEFPIGEVSENAEKTPMALENWKIWLTICIFLILFAYTVPVFDMIQNAPPGSKGYKFW
- a CDS encoding catalase, encoding MSENQNNKMTTAAGAPVVDNQNSQSAGRRGPLLLQDVWLLEKLAHFDREVIPERRMHAKGSGAYGKFTVTHDITQYTCASLFSEIGKETEMFVRFSTVAGERGAADAERDIRGFAMRFYTEQGNWDLVGNNTPVFFFRDPLKFPDLNHAIKRDPRTNMRSANSNWDFWTSLPEALHQITIVMSERGLPKSYRTMDGFGSHTFSMINAEGQRVWVKFHMKSVQGIENLTDQEAVEIVGVDRESHQRDLMEAIDAGNFPKWKMYIQVMTEEQANNMPYNPFDLTKVWYKKDFPLIPVGEFELNRNPDNYFAEVEQAAFTPANVVPGISFSPDRMLQGRLFSYGDAARYRLGVNHHQIPVNQPKCPFHSYHRDGAMRVDGNKGSTMTYEPNSYGQWKDQPQYKEPALSLDGAATQWDFREDDDNYFEQPGKLFNLMNPEQQQVLFENTARNMNGVEDFIKIRHIIHCYKADPAYGQGVAAAMELPWERIEEVMNVTATV
- a CDS encoding dynamin family protein, producing the protein MDQLEELQNIKQKNALLAAIFKQNKDNERYAKSKLFADKLEKQTFTIAFAGHFSAGKSSMINALVNEQLLPTSPIPTSANIVTVNKADENYAIVHFVDQSPVKFSGEYDIQHVKKYSKDGSKVSQIEIGHKTSGLPKGITVMDTPGVDSTDDAHRVSTESALHLADIVFYVMDYNHVQSELNFQFTKQLLHYNENIYLIVNQIDKHREEELSFTAYKDSVSSAFTAWNVVPKDIYYTSLKNKEMLHNDFEQVKQIVNDSILHKEELFLLSATATLDKLKDEHLAFLEEEKKGLQHELSYLLTEEDWINVEEILDQFEVSEKQKKLQESDAWKKVFESNRKEILSNASIMTYEIREKLKSYEESRQDNFKVGFFSSKKKTEQERNNRLKETIELLETIVSTHITAHIKNLMKRMLKDVGLLNDSKTSEINNMSFSLPAEIIVDTMHNGASTTGDAILNYANRVNDAVSRYFVKETEAWKEENIQYIEEHSSTEDEQFNKKTDTLREKQEAILKVSEIEKRVEDLNKLLIAPTLQIRKDSINLLSEWNEERQLFERSIVEYVETTEEEVEAVNAVAAEEEKSEEAPILAFDEMIHRANKIGEILKELPDFQEAASVIKKKAMRVENQQFTIALFGAFSAGKSSFSNALMGANVLPVSPNPTTATINKIHPVTENHLHNTADVSLKTKEQLLEDVKFAFEQLGITIISLEEAFEKAPAAVKETSTEEVHKSFINAFYIGYPAVKDKLGEVLNVDEKEFSLFVAQESKSCFVDFIDFYFDCELTRLGVTLVDTPGADSINARHTGVAFDYIRNADAVLFVTYFNHAFAKADREFLIQLGRVKDSFELDKMFFVVNAIDLASNEEEADLVKQYVKDELQRFGIRFPRVFGVSSLQALQEKENKMQLHKGMEQFEKSFHQFLEQDLKQIAVIALEEESNRQKNKLLSLIQQTEANLARKEERLTELTNQEEKIRERYTQYNAISLTKDTTQELESLLFYVLQRVYYRFNEFFKEAYNPSLFSNHSASVALDIALKDILQMIRFDLEQELRVTNFRVLQFIQRQITQLDKEEMRILKDWNGSLTFSPHESEDYELLEFVGPFQDKDKYSHVKSYFKNAKSFFEKNEKEKLRDTLSEETKVEATAYIEQEKQRLVEWLIHYAEQEIERARIKWLNESLQQLAAERKLLEQEETLKRWKDIYQKIQGGGNA
- a CDS encoding chemotaxis protein CheX produces the protein MTLSRNIQTILNGTIQSIKAVIPLNLSYKPPTLLSQPYEVVEMAVLIGIVGDMKARIIIDASSHYFSSVGASMFGMPLEGEMLESFTGELGNMIAGNLCTVVAQQGLEIDITPPTVIVGQSKLYGFQQAFFLPVEVTDIGPMAIILTVDED
- a CDS encoding cytochrome c oxidase subunit 2A, which codes for MSKKQNKEPELKGTLISVSVVGLFILVTWFFAFYLFIDRF
- a CDS encoding cytochrome B5; this translates as MHIHKYEKWWITFGVSSLVLFLIIVGFSAFHYGSHPPSAKVYIDPERVDEIAPFNNPGVHKVEGKEWDYEIVVVASAFFYNPQEFEVPLGSTVKFIATTKDVIHGFQIVDTNINMMLEPGYVSEYVTTVDKAGEYLVLCNEYCGVGHTSMTSKLKVVE
- the ytzI gene encoding YtzI protein, with translation MGTVIIISIIIFVIVLALTIFTINKGYAYKHTIDEHPDKMDKKQKTHPPE